One Archangium violaceum genomic window, AAGGAGCGGCTCGTGATCGCGGGCCTGGACGCCTTCGCTCGCGTCTTCGAGCGCGTGGATCCCTCCTCCAAGGTCGAGCTCCTCACGCGCGACGGACAGGAGGTGCAATCCAAGGCGTTGGTGGCCCGGGTGCGTGGCAGCATGCGCGGTCTCCTCACGGCCGAGCGCACCGCCCTCAACATCGTCCAGCGCACCTCGGGCATGGCCACCATGGCCCAGCAGGTCATGGCCGCGGTGCGCGGCACGAAGCTGCGGATCCTCGATACGCGGAAGACCTCTCCCGGCATGCGCTCGCTGTCCAAGCTGGCCGTGAAGGCCGGTGGCGCCTTCAACCACCGCTTCGGTCTCTTCGATGGCGTCCTCATCAAGGACAACCACATCGCGGCCGTGGGCGGCTCCGTCCGCGAGGCGCTCCGCCGGGCCCGCACCAACGCGCCCCAGTTGGTGAAGATCGAGATCGAGGTCACCAACCTGGACCAGCTCGCCGCCGCGCTCGAGGAGGGCGCGGACGTGGTGATGCTCGACAACATGGACGACGAGCAGATCCGCCGCGCGGTGGAGCTGACCGGTGGCCGCATTCCCCTCGAGGTCTCCGGCGGCATCACCCTGGAGCGTCTGCCTCGCCTGGCGAAGCTCGGTGTGGACTTCGTGTCCATGGGCGCGCTCACCCACTCGGCGCGCGCCATGGACCTATCCCTGGAGATCGTCCAGGCGCATTAGCCCGGCCGCTCAGCGGCCGGCGCCGAGAGCCTCGTAGCGGGGCTCTCCCTCGGCGGACGAGGGAAGGCCCATCTCCAGCGCCGCCGCCACGGTGGGCGCCACGTCCGTGGTGCTGATCTCCCGCATGTACGTGCCCGGCCTCACCCCCTTGCCCGCAAGGATGAGGGGCACCAGCTGATCGTACGCATACGGGGTGCCGTGGTTGGTGCCGACGGACTCGGTGCTGATGACGTGGAAGGGTTTCACCACGAAGAGCACGTCGCCACTGCGCCCCGGGAAGTAGCCGCGCCGCAGCGGCGCCACCAGCCCCGCCACGTCCGGCATCGTGTAGAGGTCATCGCTCGCCACCGCCAGGGTGACGGCGGGCTGCTTCGCCAGCCAGGTCGCCGCGGCCCTCCGTACCGCCGCTCCGTCCACCTTGCCGCCCTCCAGCGTCTTGCCACCCAGGTACACGTCCAGCTCCTCGATGGTGGCGGTGATGTCCCCGCCGAACTGCGCGCGCAGCGCCTCGGTCAGCCGCTTGGAGAGCGCGGCGGGATTCACGCGCTCGGCGGCCACTCCCGAGGCGGCCCACTGCTCGGGCACCGCCGCGCCGCCATGGTCCGCCGTGAGCACCACGAGGAGGTTGGCCCGTCCTCCCGCGGCGCGCTCGGCCAGGGCCACCAGGTCGCCCACCGCCTTGTCCAGCCGGTACAACGTGTCCTGCATCTCCCACGAGTTGGGGCCGTACTGGTGGAAGACGCGATCGGTGGCGCTGAAGCTCACCGCGAGCAGGTCCGGCACCTCGTCCTTGCCCAGGTTCTCGCCCTCGATGGCGGCCCGGGCGGCCTTCACCATCAGGTCCAGGGACAGGGGGGAGATGGCGAAGGCGGAGTACGACAGGGGGCCGGGGGCGGTGAGGCCGCCCGTGAGCGGATGGGGGAAGGTGCGGCCCAGCCCGTAGAACTCGCCCTCGTAGCTCCGGTCATCCTCTCCCATGTACCCGGTCCGTGGCAGCAGCGGCTCCCACGTCTTGCTGAACCAGGCATCGGGCGGGTTGGCGGCGTTGAAGGTCTTCAACCAGCCGGGTAGCTCCTTCGTGTACCAGGTCCCCGTGACGAACTTCCCCACCGTCTCGTCGTACCAGTAGGCCTGGCCGAGTCTGCCGGCCAGTGGAATGGCCGAGCGCGCCTTGCCCGAGAGGGCGATGGCCTTGCCCTGCTCCTGCGTGGCGAGCCGGAGCTTGTCCGCCACCGTCTCCGCCAGGAGGTTGGCGGGGCTCACGTCCTCCTGGGAGAGCGGCGCCTCCAGCACCGGGTGCGAGGGATCCGGGAAGACGCGCTCCGGCTTGCCCGTGGCCCGGTTGATGATCCGGTTGTCCACGATGCCGTGGCGCCAGGGATTTGCCCCGGTGGCCAACGTGGCGTGGCCGGGCGCGGTGCGCGGCTTGGCGTAGTCATAGCGAGCGTACGGGTAGAAGGCCCCCGAGTCGGTCAGCTGCCGCAGCCCTCCCTTGAGGCGTGGCCGGGTGCGCAGCAGGAGATCCGAGCCCAGCGCGTCCACGGTGATGAAGAGCGTCAGCCGGGGCGGCTTCGCCAGCGCGGGCAGGGTGATGAGCAGCAGCAGGAAGGGGAGGGCGCGGAAGCGGAACATGGCCTCGATCCTCCATGCCTCGTGCTCAGAAGCAACCAACTCCCGAGCGTCACGCTTTCCGGTCGAACACTGCCCTGTTACGGTCGCCGCGACTCATGGTCGAGGCACGCGTTCGAGTGATCTACGGCGATACGGACCAGATGGGGGTCGTGTATCACGCCAATTATTTCCGCTACTTCGAGTTGGCACGTGGCGAGTACTTCCGCGCGCGTGGCGGCAGCTATCGCGAGCTGGAGCGCGACGGGCTGATGCTGCCCGTGGTGGAGGCCACCGCCTCCTACAAGTCGCCTGCCCGCTACGAGGACGTGCTGGTCGTGCGCACCCTCGTCAGCGAGGTGAAGAGGGTGTCACTGACCTTCACCTACGAGATCTTCCGTGAGGGGAGCCCGGACATCCCCTTGTGCACGGGGCGCACCGTCCATGCCTGTGTGAGCCGCGAAGGCAAGCCCACCCGTCTGCCGGAAGCCATCGTGCGCATGTTGCAGGAAGCGCCCTGAGTTCCCACTTCTTCCCAGCGTTTCAAGGAGACACCCACAATGGATCGCAACCTGGCAATGGAGGCCGTGCGCGTCACCGAGATGGCGGCCATCGCCTCCGCCCGTCTGATGGGCCGCGGCAACAAGAACGAGTCGGATCAGGTCGCCGTGGACGCCATGCGCAAGGCCTTCGACGCCCTGCAGATCAACGGCACGGTGGTCATCGGAGAGGGCGAGCGCGACGAGGCCCCCATGCTCTACATCGGCGAGAAGGTGGGCCGGCGCAATCCGGAGGATCCGGAAGTGGACATCGCGTTGGATCCGCTCGAGGGCACCAACCTGTGCGCCTACGGCCGGCCGGGTGGCATCTCCGTGGTGGCCATGGCCAGCAAGGGCAATCTGCTCAACGCGCCGGACACCTATATGGAGAAGATCGCCGTGGGCCCGCGCGCCAAGGGCGCCATCGACCTGCGCCGCAGCCCCACCGAGAACCTCCACGCCATCGCGGAGAAGATGCGGGTCTACGTGTCGGACCTCACGGTGGTCATCCTCGACCGTGAGCGGCACGCGGACCTCATCAAGGAGGTGCGAGCCGCGGGCGCGCGCATCCGCCTCATCGAGGACGGGGACGTGGCCGGCGGCATCGCCACCTGCTTCGAGGACACCGGCGTGGACGTGCTGATGGGCATCGGCGGCGCTCCCGAGGGCGTCATCACCGCCGCGGCCATCCGCTCGGTGGGCGGTGACATGCAGGGCCGGCTCGTGCCCCGCAACAACGATGAGATCGCTCGCGCCAGGCGCATGGGCATCTCCGACATCTCGAAGATCTACTCGGCCGAGGAGCTGGCCGGCGGCGAGGTGATGTTCGCCGCCACCGGCGTCACCACGGGCGACTTCCTGCGCGGTGTGCGCTTCTTCGGCAGTGGTTGCGAGACACACTCGGTGGTGATGCGTAGCAAGACCGGCACGGTGCGCTTCGTTCAATCCCGGCACCGGTTCGACCAGAAACCGGGTTACAACTTCTAGGCAACCCCGATTGCGGAGGTACGAACCATGGCTGGCGCCACTCGCTCCATCGTCATCAACGCTCCCCCGGAGAAGGTCTTCGACGTCATCGTCGACTATGATCACTACGCGGAATTCATCCCCGAGGTGAAGAAGCTCCGGACCTCGGACCGCAAGGGCAACGAGGTCAAGCTCCACTACGAAGTCAACATCGTGAAGACGATCCACTACACCCTCCTCGCCAAGGAGGAGCGGCCCAAGCGGATGTCCTGGACCTTCGTCGAGGGCGAGGTGATGAAGGACAACCAGGGCAGCTGGGTGCTCGAGCCCGAGGGCGAGGGTCGCACCAAGGCCACCTACACGGTGGACATGGCCCTGGGGCCCCTGGTGCCCAAGGCCATCATCAACGGGCTGGTGGAGCAGTCGCTGCCGAAGATGCTGGAGGCCTTCAAGCGCCGGGCCGAGGGCGCCTAGTCCGCCATCTGGCAAGTACCCCCCGGTACGACCGGGGGGCAGGCGGGAGGCCGGGCCAGGGCCTGACGGTCCCGTGACATTGGATGTGCTCAGGACTCCTACGAGTTGGAGCGCTTGCGGGGATCGCTGGCTCGATTACAATCGAGTCAACGTTCTCGGCGTCCAGTGGTTCAAGGCCACTTCGACTACCAGACATTTCCGCCAGGTCTGGTCGTCGGGTGGTAGACGGGCAGGCATACGAGGTTGCAGGCACGTACTCAGAAAGGAACCAGGGCCCTTACTTTGCATCTGAAGAACTCAGAAGCCGATAGGGTGGCAGGAAACCAGGAGCGGGATGGCGGGCGTACACATCCGGGTACGTAGGCTGAGGGAGAAATCGAACCCATGCTCGACGCCTTCATCATCGAGGAAATCAAGCGCCGGGAGAGGAACCGGGAGGAGCGGGAGCGTCCCGTGCTCGAGATTCCGCTTCCGGTGCCCGAGGAGCGCCCCCGGCGCCGGTCGGAGGCCGAGGATGACGAGAAGCCCCAGCGCGGCGTCATCATCATCGACATGCTCGGCTGAGCGACCGCTCCGCTCCGTCTTCCGAGGCCCGCAGTGGACGTCCCTTCCCGGGGACGGTTCCACGCGGGCTTCGTGCTTCCTGGCACGGGTATAAGCCCGTCACTCCGGTGCTAGCAGCAGCAGGTTTCGAGGGTGGTAGAGGCTCCAGAGGGCTCCCGCGCTCGGGCCCGGGGACTCCAGCACCCCGTGCCGCCAGTCCGACGGGATGGCGTCCTCGCCATGGAATGCGCCCAGGAGCGCTCCCGCGACGGCCCCGTTCACGTCCGCGTCCCCGCCCCGGTTGACGACGTCCACCAGCCCGGCCTCGAAGCTGGGGGCGTGGAGCAATTCCCAATACGCCAGCCGGAAGGCCACCCGCACATGGTCCTGCTTCCGGAGCATGTGCAGCTCCGGCCAGTAGAGCATCGGATCATCCCGTTGCGCCGCGGCCAGGTCCTCCTTGAGGAAGGCGGTGGCGGTCGAGACCTCGTGGACGAATTCGGCCGCCGAGCGGCCCAGGGTCGCGCTGGCCACCGTGAGTCCACTCAGCGCGGCCGTGAGGAGATCCTCCTTGCGGAGCTGCTCGCCCGCGGTGAGGGCGTGTGCGATGGAGCCATTGAAGGCGGCGCACGCCAGCTGGCAGCGTGGGTCGAAGTGGGTGAGCGCGGAGTCGGCCAGCGAGGCCTGCACCCGGGCCTGGGTGTCCTCGTGGAAGAAGACGCCAATGGGCGCGGTGCGCGCGAGGCTGCCGTTGCCGGCCACGCGCCTCATGCCACGCAGCCAGACGCGGCGCCCGGCCGTCGCCTTGGGCAGGCCGGACTCGAGCATCTCGGTCAGCACCTCCTGGGTGGAATCGCTCATGCCCACGGCGTGGCCCTGCCAGGCGAGGTAGCGGCCCAGCATGTGGGTCGCGTCGTAGCTCCCCAGCTCGCGCAGGCCCACGCCCAGACAGCTCGCCATCTGCCCGCTCTCGCCCACCTGGCCCGGCCGGAGCTCGAAGGGGCCGCCGCCCTTGAGTTTGCGGTGGGGCCCCTCCACGAGCTGGGGGAAGGCGGGGGCGAAGAGGGCCCGTGTCTTCAAGGGGACACCGAGCGCATTGCCCACGGCGAGCCCCAGGAGCGCGCCCCGGCCACGCAGGTGGGGGGACAGATCGGGCTCGGGTGGGGGAGGGCGGCGGGGGGGCATGAGGTGAGCGGGGGGGCTTCGGTGGGTCGACAGTGTAGCAGTCCCACCAACGAGCAAGCTTGCGAGTGACGGGAGCGTCCTCTAGAACCGCGCGCCTATGACCGAGATCGCTCAAATCGTGGCGCGTGAAGTGCTCGACTCCCGTGGCAACCCGACCGTGGAGGCCGAGGTCTTTCTGGCGGGTGGGGCCAAGGGCCGTGCGGCGGTGCCGTCCGGAGCTTCCACCGGCGAGCACGAGGCGCTCGAGCTTCGTGACGATGACAAGAGCCGTTACCTGGGCAAGGGCGTGCGCAAGGCCGTCTCCAACATCATGGAGACGATCGCTCCCGAGCTCGTGGGCATGGACGCGGCGGACCAGTACGCCGTGGACATGCAGATGATCGAGATGGATGGCACGCCCACCAAGAGCAAGCTGGGCGCCAACTCCATCCTCGCGGTGTCCATGGCCACGGCGCGCGCGGCGGCGGATGCCTTCGGCATTCCCTTCTACCGCTATGTGGGCGGTGCCCAGGCGCGCACCCTGCCGGTGCCGCTGATGAACATCCTCAACGGCGGCGCCCACGCCGACACCCGCGTGGACGTGCAGGAGTTCATGGTGGTGCCCGCGGGCGCGTCCTCGTTCTCCGAGGGGCTGCGCTGGGGCGCGGAGATCTTCCACGCGCTGAAGAAGATCCTCAAGGGCCGCAAGCTGGCCACCGGCGTGGGCGACGAGGGCGGCTATGCCCCGGACCTGCCGGCCAACGAGGAGGCCCTCAAGCTCATCATGGAGGCCATCTCCGCGGCGGGCTTCAAGGCGGGCGAGCAGATCTTCCTCGCGCTGGACGTGGCCGCCAGCGAGTTCTTCGACAAGGGCACGAAGAAGTACCGCCTCAAGGGCGAGGGCAAGGAGTTCGACGGGTCCGGCATGCTGGACTACTACCAGCAGCTCGTGTCGCGCTACCCCATCGTCTCCATCGAGGACGGCATGGCGGAGGACGACTGGGAGGGCTGGAAGGGCCTCACCGACGCGCTCGGGAACAAGATCCAGCTCGTGGGTGACGACCTCTTCGTCACCAACGTGGAGCGCCTGGGCCGCGGCATCCAGGGCGGCGTGGCCAACTCCATCCTGGTGAAGGTGAACCAGATCGGCAGCCTCACGGAGACGTTCGAGGCGGTGCGCATGGCCCACAAGGCCGGCTACACCTCGGTGATGAGCCACCGCTCGGGCGAGACCGAGGACACCACCATCGCGGACCTGGCCGTGGCGCTCGATTGCGGACAGATCAAGACGGGTTCGGCATCGCGCTCGGACCGCATCGCCAAGTACAACCAGCTGCTGCGCATCGAGCAGGAGCTGGGCGCCGGCGCCCGTTACGGCGGCATGAAGGCCCTCAAGGGTCTGCGGGCGAAGTAGACAACGAACGAAAGAGAGGGAGAAAGAGCCGTGGCCGACAAGAAACCCCGCATCCTGGTCTCCAACGACGACGGCTATTTCTCCGAGGGCTTGCGCGCCCTCGTGGACGCGGTGAGCCCGCTGGGGGAGGTGTGGGTGGTGGCGCCGGATCGCGAGCAGAGCGCGGCCTCGCACGCCATTTCCCTGCACCGCCCCCTGCGCCTCACCGAGGTGCGTGAGCGCTGGTTCGCCGTGGACGGTACCCCGGCGGACAGCGCTTATCTGGCGCTCAACCATCTCTTGAAGGATGATCGCCCGCAGCTCATGGTGTCCGGCATCAATCACGGGGCCAATCTGGCCGACGACGTCAACTACTCGGGCACGGTGGCCGCCGCCCGCGAGTCGGCGTTGCTGGGCATCCCGTCGATTGCCTTCAGCCTGGTGTCGCGCGCGCCGTTCGACTTCCAGCACGCGGCCCGGTTCGCCCGCTCGCTGGTGGCGGCGGCGCTCGCCCAGCCCCAATTGCCCCCGCGGATGCTGCTCAGCGTCAACGTCCCCCGCGGTGAGCCCGCGGGCTATGCCATCACCCGGCTGGGCCGGCACTCGTACGGCTACAACGTGGTGGAGAAGGAGGACCCGCGCGGTCGCAAGTACTACTGGATCGGCGGCAACGAGTATGAGCACGAGGACATCCCCGGGAGTGACTGCAACGTCGTGCACCTGGAGCGCCGCATCTCGGTGACGCCGCTCAACTTCGAGCGCACCGATACCCAGGCCATGACGGCGCTGATGAGCTGGAACCTCGAGGGCTTCCCACGTTTCGATGTGGGCAGGGGAGGCGACTGAGGTTGGCGGTGGCGGGTGTCATCCAGGCGCGGCCGGCGTTGTTCCTGCTGCTCGCGTTTCTCGGTGCCACCGGCTGCGCGGTGGGGCCGACGTCCGCTGCCACCCGTCCCTCCTCCCTGGAGCTCGTCTCCGAGCCGCCGCCCCCCGTCATCCTCGGGGAACTGCGCGAGCCCCACCCCGAGCCGGAGCTCGTCTCCGTCCGGCACAAGGTGGCTCCCGGCGAGACGATGTATCGGATCTCCCGGAACTACGGCATCAGCGTTCAGGAGCTGTCCGAGGCCAACGGCATCGATGATCCGCGCACCCTGGCCGTCGGCCAGGAGTTGATCATCCCCGGCATCGAGAGGCTGGTTCCGGTGGCCACCGAATCCTCTCCCACTCCGGCGCGGGACGTGAAGTCACCCCCGTCCAGGACTCCGGCCAGGGCTCCGGTCGTCGTCACGGCTCCGTCGCGCCAGGTGCCCCGGCCCGCTTCCCAGCGAGCGCCTGCGCGCCCCGAGCCGGAGACGAAGGGGATGTTGGATTGGCCTCTGCGGGGTGTGCTGTACGCCCGTTTCGGAAAGAAGGGACGCGAGCCTCACGACGGTATCGACCTCGCCGTGCCGGTGGGTACCCCGGTGAAGACCGCCCAGGAAGGGGTGGTGCTGTACGCGGGCGAGCAGCGCGGCTACGGCCTCATCGTCATCATCCGGCACTCGGACCGGCTCATCACGCTCTACGCGCACAACCGCGACCTGCGTGTGCGCACCGGCCAGAAGGTGCGGCGCGGGCAGGTCGTCGCCACCGTGGGCGAGTCCGGCAAGACGAGTGGTCCGCAGCTCCACTTCGAGGTCCGTGTCGACGGCAAGCCGGTGGACCCCCTCGACTATCTGGGTCCGCTGCCCTCCTCGTGAGGCCCTGGTGGGCCTCGGGGCCCGGTGGCAGACCGGGCGAGCAGGTGTGCCGCGCGTGGCCTCTCTCCCCGCTCCACGTTAGGCTGTCTGGTACTAGAGTGGCGGCCCCGTGAGCCGTCTCTCGCCGCTACTCCTCGCCCTTCTGCTCGTCCCGGCTGCCCGGGCGCAGTCGTCCTCCGCGGAACCGGAGACCGCGACGCCCTCGGAGGCGGCTCCCTCACAGGTTCTCGTCGTCACCTTCCTGCCCCTGGAGTCCAACGAAGAGGCCCGGGACCAGGCGCCGGGCGTGACGGCGCTCATGGTGAGCCGGCTCGCCGAGTCTCCCCAGCTCGCGGTGTCCACCACGTCGGATCAGGCGGCCGTGCGCGTCGCGGGAGACTGCGCGGAGGACCCCTGCGACGAAGCCACTCCGGGCACCCCTGGCTCCACCAGGGCGCGCTACATCATCACCGGCCGGCTCGATGGCTTCGGCTCGCGCTACGTGCTCACGAGCAGCGTCGTGGACGCGGAGAGTGGTCGAGCCCTGCGTCGGCCTCGCATCGAGGTGTCCGCCAGGGAGGCCCTGCCTCGTGCCGCCGTGTCGATCGCGGACCAGCTCCTCGCCACGCTCGTTCCGGATGAGGAGGGGCAGGAGGCCGGGGAATCTCCGGCCGTCGCGACGAAGGATCCCGGAGCGGGCTCGTTCCTCGTCGGCCTGCGGTTCAGCAACAGCGCCATCACCAGCCTCTCCACGTTCAACCCCGGCGGCGACGTGGAGCTCGGCTTCCAGTTCCATCCCGAGTGGGTCGTCTTCGGGCAGGTGGGTTTCTCCTACGTCACCTCCACGGAAGAGGGCCGCAAGGGCGGCCTCAGCATCCTGCCCAGCGTGTTCGGCCTGCGCCACTACCACAACGTCGAGCGTCCCTTCCGACCGTACTGGGGGCTGGGGCTCGGCGTGCAGCTGTCCTTCGGTGAGTTCGGCATCTTCCGGCAGACCGGCCCGCTCCCCACCGTCATCGGCTTCGTCGGCTTCGAGTACCTCATCATCGGCCACCTCGGGCTCCAGCTCGAGGCCTCCACCAACATCGCCCAGGCCATGCTCGGTCTCACCGACGGGGGCCTCGGCAGTGGTCTCAACCTCGACCTCAACGCCGGCATCGCCTGGCACTTCTGAGCCCGGAGTCTCCCGCACATGCACTCGCGCTGGCGTGTCCTGCCGCTGCTCGCCCTCCTCGCCGCTGGTTGCGAGGAGCGTCCTTCACAGCCTGGCCCCAAGGAGCAGGCCGAGGGCTACTACGTCAAGGGCACCTCCGATTACCTCCAGGGCCGGTTCGAGGAGGCCCTGACCTCCTTCAACACCATGAAGGAGCTCTCTCCGGATGATCCCCGCCTGCCCGCGGCCATCGGAGAGGTCTACCTGTCCATGGGCCGTCTCAACGAGGCCGCTGCCCAGTTCGAGCTCGCCCTCACGCGCGACTCCAAGCGCTCCACCAACTGGAGCCGGCTCGGCTTCATCCAGGCCCAGCTCGGCAAGCTCGACGAGGCCCGGAGCGCCCTGAACAAGGCCCTCGCCCTCCACCCCAAGGACTTCAACGCGCTCGAGCAACTCGCGGAGATTCACGTGAAGCGCGGCGAGAAGGATGCCGCGGTGAAGCACTTCGTCCTCGCCGCCGAGGCCAGCCCCGATGCCAGCAAGAGCCCCCTCGTGCTGCGCGCCGTCGAGGTGCTCACGGGAGAGGGGCGCCGCGCCGAGGCCCTCCTGCTCCTGGGAGATTGGGTGGGGAAGGGCGTGCGGACCCCCGAGCTGCTCACCGCGCTCGGCGACGAGCAGGTGCGCGACGGCCAGCTCCTTCCCGCCGCCGCGTCCTACCGTGAGGCCGCCAGCAAATCGCCCAGGGATCCCACGCTGTGGGAGCTCGTTGGGGAGATCTACACGAAGCTGGACAAGCCGCAGGAGGCGCTCGCGGCGTACCGCGAGTCCCTGCGCGTGAAGGACCGGGCCGTCGTCCACGTGGCCATGGCGCGCCTCCACCTGGGGCGCAACGAGCGTCAGGCCGCCGAGGAGCAACTGGGGCAGGCGCTCGAGTCCGTCTCCGGCTCCGACGTGCACGAGCTCACCGCGCTGGCCGAGCTGCTCTCCACGCTCGGGCGCAAGCCGGACGCCCTGCGCATCCTCTCCAACCTCAGCGCCGAGCCGGACCACGCGAAGGACCTGGAGCTACAACTGCGCACGGCGGCCCTCGCCCGGGAGCTCGAGGACGAGGCCATCGTGACCACCGTGTGCAACCGGATCGCCAGCAGCGGGGTGAAGCTCAAGAAGTGCCCTTGAGCTAGACCTTTCCGCCCGGCAGCTTGCGGTACACGCCCACCACCTGGCCCAGGATCATCGTCGAGCGGAAGTCCGCCTTGCTCACGTAGATGGGCTGCATGGTGGCGTTCGCCGGCTGGAAGCGGATGCGCTCCCCCTCGGGGTAGTAGCGCTTCACCGTGGCTTCGTCCTCGATGAGCGCCACCACGATGTCCCCGGCCTGGGCCTGCGGCGTCTTGCGCACGAAGAGGTAGTCCCCGTCGAAGATGCCGTCCTCGATCATCGAGTTGCCCTTCACCCGAAGTGCGAAGACCTCGCGCCCCTGGCCGCCCAGCAGGAAGCTGTCGATCCGGACGGAGTCCTCCACGTTCTCCTGGGCGAGCAGGGGAGCGCCCGCCGCCACCTTGCCGAGCAGGGGGACTTCTACCATCCCGGATTCCTTCTTCACCCCCAGGCCCAGCAGCAGCCGGGCCCGCTTGGTCGGTACCAGTGAACGGCTCTGCTGCTCGCCGCGGTTGAGGTACCCCTTGCGCTCGAGTGCCTTGAGGTGATCGTTCACCCCGTTGGTCGAGCGGATATCCATCTCCTCGCCAATCTCCCGGATGGTCGGCGGGAAGCCCCGTGACTCCGTCTCCTTGACGATGAAGGCCAGGATCTCACGCTGGCGTTCGGTCAGCTCTTCCATGCCTCGCTCCCTCGCTCGGTGGGCAGCCCACCGGCGCAACAGGCTTTCAGTACCGTCATGCTCCCTGAACATACGTATAGAGTCAATTCGTTCAAGGTTGAGCACGTACAATCCGTGTGGGTCCTCCGGTGCCCAACAGGGTCTGGGGTCCCCCTGCGTCTAGGCGTAGAATTCCCAACATCTTGTCCGAGCCTCGAAACACCCTTCTGTTGGTCGATGACGAGCCCGACGTCATCGATCTGCTCGTACGCATGTTCCAGAAGCGCTACCACGTGCTGTCGGCCAACTCCGGCCGCGAGGCACTGGGGCTTCTGAGGCAGCACTGCGTGGACGTGCTGATCACCGATCAGCGCATGCCGGAGATGACGGGCATCGAGTTGGTGGCGGCCGCGCGTGCCGAGGGCATCGACGTCACCGCGCTGCTCCTCACCGGCTACACGGATCCCGAGGACATCATCGCGGCCATCAACCGGGGCCAGGTGTACCGCTACATCACCAAGCCCTGGGACCTGAACGACCTCCTCATCACCGTGAAGAACGCGGTGGAGTACACCCAGCTGCGGCGGGACAAGGAGCGGCTGCTGCGCAAGCTCCACCAGCGGGTGGAGGCGCTCGGCGTCCTCTACGAGGTGAGCCGTGCCAGCGCGGGCGAGCCGCTCGGCTACGACGCCATCATCGACCGCGTCCTCACCGCGGTGTCGCGTGTGTTGCCCTATGACTGTGGCGCGGCCCTGATCGCGCTCGGCTGGGATCGCACCGCCACCCTGCGCCTGCGCTGCCAGGGCACCGTCGTCGGCGAGCAGTCGTTGTTGGGCGTGAAGGAGTCCATGC contains:
- a CDS encoding LysM peptidoglycan-binding domain-containing M23 family metallopeptidase translates to MAVAGVIQARPALFLLLAFLGATGCAVGPTSAATRPSSLELVSEPPPPVILGELREPHPEPELVSVRHKVAPGETMYRISRNYGISVQELSEANGIDDPRTLAVGQELIIPGIERLVPVATESSPTPARDVKSPPSRTPARAPVVVTAPSRQVPRPASQRAPARPEPETKGMLDWPLRGVLYARFGKKGREPHDGIDLAVPVGTPVKTAQEGVVLYAGEQRGYGLIVIIRHSDRLITLYAHNRDLRVRTGQKVRRGQVVATVGESGKTSGPQLHFEVRVDGKPVDPLDYLGPLPSS
- a CDS encoding tetratricopeptide repeat protein gives rise to the protein MHSRWRVLPLLALLAAGCEERPSQPGPKEQAEGYYVKGTSDYLQGRFEEALTSFNTMKELSPDDPRLPAAIGEVYLSMGRLNEAAAQFELALTRDSKRSTNWSRLGFIQAQLGKLDEARSALNKALALHPKDFNALEQLAEIHVKRGEKDAAVKHFVLAAEASPDASKSPLVLRAVEVLTGEGRRAEALLLLGDWVGKGVRTPELLTALGDEQVRDGQLLPAAASYREAASKSPRDPTLWELVGEIYTKLDKPQEALAAYRESLRVKDRAVVHVAMARLHLGRNERQAAEEQLGQALESVSGSDVHELTALAELLSTLGRKPDALRILSNLSAEPDHAKDLELQLRTAALARELEDEAIVTTVCNRIASSGVKLKKCP
- the lexA gene encoding transcriptional repressor LexA; protein product: MEELTERQREILAFIVKETESRGFPPTIREIGEEMDIRSTNGVNDHLKALERKGYLNRGEQQSRSLVPTKRARLLLGLGVKKESGMVEVPLLGKVAAGAPLLAQENVEDSVRIDSFLLGGQGREVFALRVKGNSMIEDGIFDGDYLFVRKTPQAQAGDIVVALIEDEATVKRYYPEGERIRFQPANATMQPIYVSKADFRSTMILGQVVGVYRKLPGGKV